Part of the Streptomyces sp. WMMC500 genome is shown below.
ACGGGCAGCGGCTGCCGGACTGGCTCCAGCCGCTGGGCAACGAGGAACGCCGGTGGCTGGACGACACGTATCAGATCCCGGCGAGCGCCACGGCGGGCAAACGCGAGATCACGGTGACGCTGACGCCGGCGGCGGACGCCCCGCCCTGGTCGGCGGAGTCGTACGAGGCCCACAGCCTGGGCCCGGCCGGCTGACGTCCGTCAGATGTGCCTGCCGCTGAACTGCTGCCAGTAGCTCACGCAGGTGTCCCGCCAGTCGGCGGCATCCGCCTCGTGGAGCGCCAGCTTGGCCCTGACCTCGGCGAAGCGGCGGGCGTCTATCCGGGACTCCAGGGAGTCCCACGCCCGCCGCATCCCGCCGACGTACCGGACGCCCGCGTAGTAGCGGTGGACGAGTTCGTCCCAGAAGATCCTGCCGCTGCTCATGGGGTGGTCCCAGGGCACGTGGTGGAACCACATCATGAGGTTCTCGGGGACGGTGCCGAGGTCCCCGTACGCCGCCTGAAGACCGGGGAAGTACTGGGCGGTGAAGTCGCTTCCGGTGGGGGAGCGGTCGTAGCCCAGGCCGATGCTGTCCGCCTTGTGGTAGTAAGTGGGGTTCCAGTCCTCGCGCGGGAGGTGCGACTCCGAGGGGCCGGGGCCGTAGTGCACGTCGGCGGTGAACTGGTGGGCGATCCCGAGCGGGGTCTGGTAGTTCACCAGCGCCTCCCAGGAGCCCATCATCATGGCGACGACCACGCCGACGACGTGGTGGTCGTTGCTCCAGGTCATCCGGACCCAGTCGGCGGCGATGTCCCCGGCGTCCAGCGTCCAGTCCCAGGACTGGCGGCCGAAGGCGTACAGGTTGGCCTGGGAGAAGTGATGCCCGGTCAGGTTGTCCGCGTTGCCGAGGTTGGCCACGCCGACGACGGCGGTGTCCGAGTGGTGCTGGGCCGTTCCGTCCACGACGTGGCCGACCAGGCGCTTGTCGAGCAGCCGGCCCCGCGCGTCCGTGGCCCGGGTGTCGGTCTTGAGGATCTCCTCCCACATGGGGGCCAGGAAGCAGAGCATCCGGTTCTGCCCGGTGTACTCCTGGGTGATCTGCAGCTCGATCGCCTGGTTGGTGTTCTCCATCCGGCCGAACATCGGGTGCACGGGCTCCCTGGCCTGGAAGTCGAGGGGGCCGTTCTTGGTCTGGAGGAACACGTTGTCCAGGAAGCGGCCCCTGCTCCCGTCGGGCTGGGGCTCGTCGTCGATGTGGCCGAACTCCAGGTAGGCCCGCTTGAGCCGGTCGCTGTCCACCTCGGGGTTGTAGACGAAGGTCCGCCAGTAGATCTTCAGGCCGAGGGGTGCCACGGCGGCCGCCATGCCGTTGGCGCCGTCGCCGTGGTCGTAGCCGAAGTCCTGGGGTCCCGGCTGGCCCTCGGAGTTCGCCTTGACGGTGAACCCGGCGAAGTCCGGTACGGACTGCTGGATCCGCCGGGCCCTGCGGGTCCACCAGGCCCGGAAGTCGGGGTCGGTGGGCGCCATCTGTTCCTCGGTGAGCGTGTCCGGCGCGAACCGGCTGTCCAGGGGGGCCGCGTACCTGATGGAGAGCGCGAGCCTGATCCCGTACGGCCGCAGCGCGTCGGCCAGGGCGGCCTCCTGGGCGATGTACTCGTCCGTGAGGTACGCGTTGTCGGCGTTGACGTTGTTGATGGTGATGCCGGTGATCCCGACCGACGCCATCGCCCGCGCCGCCACGAGGTAGCGGTCGAGGACGACGGGCAGGTTCAGCCCGGCGCTGGCGCCGGTGGCGGCGAAGTTGAAGATCGCGCCGTTCTCGCCGTTCAGCCCGCCCGTTCCCGGTGCGTCGTTGCCGGCGTAGAGGCGCTCGGTGTCCCAGTAGTTCAGGTGGCGGTGCGCGACCCGGGGGCTCTCGGCGACGGCGAGCCCCTCGACGGGCCGGTGCGTCTGGATGCGCCGCAGAAACGCGAACGTGCCGTACAGCGCACCGACGTCCGTGTGGCCCGCGATGACGGTGAACGCCCGCCGCCCCTGCGTCACCGACCTGAGGACGAAGCCGTCCCGGCCCACCCGCGCCAGCTCCTCGGCCGGGACGAACCGGCGCACGGCCGGCGAACTCTCCCGGGTCCCCACGACGACGGCGCCGTCGGGCAGGTCGTGTCCCGGCCCGTGGACCACCCGTACCGGACGGTCCAGCAGTCCGCCGAGACCCCGGACCAGCTCCTCCCGGGCGGCCTCCAGCGTGGACGTCATCAGCCGCTCGGTCGATCCCGGAGCCATGCTCAGGTTCGGCGTGTGGCGGTACGACCTGTTCCGGTCGGCGTTCTCCACGACGACGGCGGTGACCCGGCGCCGGTACCGCCTGAGCAGGTGCGGATCACCGACCGGCACGTAGCGCAGCCACAGGGCGGATCCGTCGTAGCCGTCGTCCCGTTGCCCGGCGGGGCCGGAGGGCGTGTCCTGCCCGCCCAGCGCCCGCGCGGTCCCGGCCGCGTCAGTTCCCAGGGTCACGCCCGCCGTGACCGCACCCACGAACACCCGTCGACTCATCGGCATGGACCCGTACACCCCTTGCTCTCCCGGATTCCTGTACAGAGAACTGCTTCTACGTACGTGAACGGCCGCCCGCCGCGCGCCTGCCCGGACGTGGCCCGGCGGTTCAGGCGGTCGTGCTGAACGTCGTCATGCTCCGGGCGGGCAGCGTGACGGTGAAGGTGCCGTTCGACGCGCCGGCCGGCGACTGGGGCGAGACGTTCCTGCCCGCGTCGGTCAGCCAGGACGAGACGCTGGACGCGGTGCTGTTCGCCACGGAGAACTGCTGGCTCACCGCGGCGGCGCCCTTGTTGACGGCCACGATGACGACCGTGGAGCCGCCCAGGTACGCCGAGACGTGGACGTTCGGCGCCGGGTTCGCCGTCGCCTCGATCCGCACGTGCCCGGGGCGTACGAACCGGGCGAAGTGCGCCATGGCGGCGCCGCGCTTGCTGATCCCGCCGTCCTCGCGCATGGGGCCGTAGCCGCGCCGGATGTACCACCAGACGTACGCCTGGAAGCCGCCGTCCACCAGGGCGCGGTGGATGTGCTCCCCCACGTCGAGCGCCTGGGGCCAGAGGTCGGCGGAATCGGAGCTGTTGGGGTAGTAGACCTCGGTCATCCAGAGTTCCTTGCCCGCGCCCTTCTGCCGGAAGAGGGGGTAGGGGAAGTCCGCGAACGAGGTGCCGTAGAGGTGGGCCCCGATGATGTCGGTGTTGGCGAGCGCGGCGGCGTCGTTGAGGATCGGGTCCGACATGTTCTTCCGGTACTGGAAGGACTCGGGCGCGATGACCCTGGTGCCGATCGAGCCGGCGTTCTCCCGCAGGAACCGGACCATCTCGCCGGGGGTCCACCACGTCCAGTCATGGGCGTAGTCGGGCTCGTTCTGCACCGATATCCCGTACAGGTTCACCCCGTTGTTCCGCAGGTGGGTGGTGAAGTCGTCCAGGTGCCGGGCATAGGCGCCGTACATGTCGTACCGCAGGCGCCGCGCGTCGGTCTGGTCGCCGCGGACGAAGGTCTCGACCATGTGGGCGGGGGGATTCCACGGCGACGCGATGACGCTCGCCCCGAGTTCGCTCGCGCGCCGCGCGGTCGCCACGTCACGGCCCCAGTCCGCCTGGTTCTCGGGGACGGGGATCCGCAGCAGGGAGAACCCCAGCCGCCCGTCGCCCGTGCCGAACGCCGTGTCCCGCTGAGCGGCCGTCAGATCGCCGATCCAGGCGGTGTGGTTCATGCCGCCGAAGCCCCGGATCGTCTGCCGCCGCGCCGAGGGGTCGACGACCGCCGTGGCGGCCGGTGCGGCCGCGGCTCCCGGGGGCGCGACGGCCGCCGTCGTGGCCGCCAGGACCGGCAGCGTCCCCAGCGCCAGGACCGTTCGCCGGCTCGGCAGGCGCGGTGGTCCGCTGCTCACGTGCTCTTTCCGGGCTCGCGTCATCCCTCCTCCTGTCCCCTCACCCTGACCGGGAGCGCTCCCAATCATGTTCGGTATGGCGGACGACGTCCAAGTCTGTGAATACGGGCAAGGTAATGACCCCGCTCACCGCCGTCAAGGCTCCCGGCATCCCGCCGGCGGGGGGCCCGTCCCGCAGGACGTCGGGTACCTGCGGGACGGGTGGCTCGCGGGGGCGGGTCAGTCCGCGGCGAAGGAGTGGACCGTGGTGGAGCGGTAGGTGTCGCCGGGGCGCAGGACCGTGCTGGGGAAGGACGGCTGGTTCGGGGAGTCGGGGAAGTGCTGGGTCTCCAGGCAGAAGCCGTCGCCCTGGCGGTAGACCCGGCCCGAGGTGCCCGCGAAGGAGCCGTCGAGGAAGTTGCCGCTGTAGAACTGCAGTCCGGGCTCGGTGGTGGCGATGCTCATGGTGCGGCCCGACGACGGCTCCCGGACCGTGGCGACGCGCTCCGGGGTGCGGGTGAGGCCCTTGTCCAGGACCAGGTTGTGGTCGATGCCCTTGCCGTACAGCAGTTGCTCGTGGTCGTCGCGCAGGTCGGCGCCGATGGTCTTCGCCCGCCGGAAGTCGAAGGGGGTGCGGGCGACCGGGGCCAGTTCGCCGGTGGGGATCAGGCCGGCGTCGACCGGGGTGTAGCGGGCGGCGGCGATCCGCAGCTCGTGGTCGTAGACGTCGCCGCTGCCCTCGCCGGCGAGGTTGAAGTAGACGTGGCTGGTGAGGTTGACGACCGTCGGCGCGGAGGTGGTGGCGGCGTAGTCGATCCGCCAGTCGCCGGCCGCCGTGAGGGTGTAGTCGACCCGGGTGGCCAGCGCGCCGGGGTAGCCCATCTCGCCGTCCCCGCTGACGTAGCGCAGGGTCAGGCCCACGCCCGCCGCGGAGGTGAACGGCTCGACGTCCCACACCCGCTTGTCGAAGCCCTTGTCGCCGCCGTGCAGGCTGTGGTCGCCGTCGTTGAGGGGCAGTTGGTGGGCCGTGCCGTCGAGGGTGAAGCGGCCCTCGGCGATGCGGTTGCCGTAGCGGCCGATGAGCGCGCCGAAGTACGGGCTGAGGGCGACGTAGTCGTCGAGGTTGTCGAAGCCCAGCGACACGTTCGCGTACCGGCCGCGGCGGTCGGGCAGCTCCAGGGACTGCACGATGCCGCCGTAGGACAGCACCCGCAGCCGGGTGCCGCCGTTGGCGAGCGTCCAGCGGTCCACGCGGGTGCCGTCGGCAAGACGGCCGAACGGCTCGCGCACCGGCCGGCGGGTACGGTCCGCGGAGTCCGCCGCCGCCGGGGCGGCGAGGCCGGCGGCGGCCAGGCCGCCGGCCGAGGCGGCGAGCACCGTTCTCCTGCTCGGCGCCGCCGGGGTCGGGGGTCGGGTGGGGTTCATAACAAGACAGCTCCTCTTGAAGGGAATTCGGGTCGGGTCACACCGGTCACAGGGCTACGCGCCCGCCCTGCGCTTGTTCCAGATGTCGAAGCCCACCGCGGCCAGCAGCACCAGCCCCTTGATGACCTGCTGGTAGTCCGTGCCGAGCCCGACGAGCGACATACCGTTGTTCAGCACGCCCAGCACCAGGCCGCCGATCACCGCGCCGAACACCGTGCCGATGCCGCCGCTCATCGACGCGCCGCCGATGAACGCCGCGGCGATCGCCTCCAGTTCGAACATCTCGCCGGCCTTCGGCACGCCCGCGTTCAGCCGCGCCGCGTAGACGCAGCCCGCCAGCGCCGCGAGCACGCCCATGTTCACGAAGACGAGGAAGGTGACCCGCTTGTCCTTCACGCCGGACAGCTTGGCCGCGGCCTTGTTGCCGCCGAGCGCGTAGACGTGCCGGCCGACGACCATGTTGCGCATCACGTAGCCGAGCGAGATCAGCAGTCCGGCCATGATGAGCAGCACCACCGGGATGCCCCGGTAGCTGGCCAGCATCAGCGTGGCGACGACCACCGCCGCCACGATGAAGGCGCACTTGCCCAGCCACAGCGGGTACGGCAGCACGTCCAGTTCGTACGAGAGCTGCCGCCGCCGGTCGCGCCACTCCTGCCACAGCAGGAACAGCCCCACGCCCACGCCCAGGAGCAGCGTCAGGTTGTGGTAGTTGGTGTCCGGTCCGGTCTCCGGCAGGAAGCCCTGCGCCATGTTCTGGAAGCCCTTGGGGAACGGCGACAGCGACTGGCCTTCGAGGACGATCTGCGTGAGGCCGCGGAAGACCAGCATTCCCGCCAGCGTCACGATGAACGACGGTATGCCGATATACGCGATCCAGAAGCCCTGCCACGCCCCCGCGACCGCCCCGATGAGCAGGGAGCACACGAGCGCCAGTGGCCAGGGGAAGTCGTGGTTGACCATCATCACGGCCGACATCGCGCTGGCGAACGCGCACAGCGAGCCCACCGACAGGTCGATGTGCCCGGCGATGATGACGATCATCATGCCCATCGCCAGGATCAGGATGTAGCTGTTCTGCTGGACGATGTTGGAGACGTTGCGCGGCAGCAGCAGCGTGCCGTCGCTCCATACCTGGAACACCACGACGATCAGTCCGAGCGCGACGAGCATGCCGTACTGCCGCATGTTGTTGCGCATCGCTTCCAGCAGGGCGCCGGCGAGCGCGCCGCGGGACCCGCCGGGGGCGGGGGCGGCGGCCGGGGTGTCGCGCTTCTCGGTGGTCAGCGGGCTCATCCTTCGTCCCTTACGTGCGTGGTCATGTGGCGCATGAGTACTTCCTGGGTGGCCTCGGCCCGCGGCACCTCGCCGGTCAGCCGGCCCGCGGCCATGGTGTAGATGCGGTCGCACATCCCCAGCAGCTCGGGCAGCTCCGAGGAGATGAAGACGACCGCCTTGCCGCGGGCGGCGAGCTGGTCGATGACGGTGTAGATCTCGTACTTCGCCCCCACGTCGATGCCGCGGGTGGGCTCGTCCAGGAGCAGCACCTCGGGGTCGGCGTGGATCCACCGGCTGAGCACGACCTTCTGCTGGTTGCCGCCGCTCAGCCGGTTCACGGGCTCGAAGACCGTGGGGGTCTTGATGTTCATCGACGTGCGGAAGCCCTCGGCGACCCGCCGTTCCTCATGCTCGTCGACCGCGCCGCGGCGGACCAGCTTCGGCAGCGCGGAGAGCGTGATGTTGCGCATGACGTTCTCGATGAGGTTGAGGCCGTACGTCTTGCGGTCCTCGGTGACGTACGCGATGCCGTGCCGTACCGCGTCCGGCACGGTGCGGGTGTCGACCTCGCGGCCGTCAACCCGTACCGTGCCCGACTCGTACCGGCCGTAGGAGCGTCCGAAGACGCTCATCGCCAGCTCCGTGCGGCCCGCGCCCATCAGGCCCGCGATGCCGACGATCTCGCCGCGCCTGACCTCGATCGAGACGTCGTCGACGACCTTGCGCTCGTGGTCGATGGGGTGGCGCACGGTCCACCCCTCGACGGACAGCGCGACCGTGCCCGTGTCCGCGCCCCGGTAGGGGGAGCGCTCCGGGAAGCGGTGGTCGAGGTCGCGGCCGACCATCCCGCGGATGATGCGGTCCTCGGACAGAGCTTCCCCCGCGCCGGTCGGACCCGCGCCGTCCGCACCCCCGCCGCGTACGGCGAGGGTCTCGATCGTCCGGCCGTCGCGCAGGATCGTCACCGCGTCCGCGACCTGCCGGATCTCGTTCAGCTTGTGCGAGATGAGGATGCAGGCGATGCCCTGGTCCCGGAACTCCCGGATGAGGTCGAGCAGTTTGCGGCTGTCCTCGTCGTTCAGGGCCGCGGTCGGCTCGTCGAGGATGAGCAGTTTCACCTTCTTGGAGAGCGCCTTGGCTATCTCCACGAGCTGCTGCTTGCCCACGCCGATGTCGGCGATCCGGGTCTGCGGCTTCTCGGCTCCGAGACCGACGCGCCTGAGCAGCGCGGCGGCGTGCCGGAGGGTCTCGTTCCAGGAGATGACGCCCCGGGTGGCCTGCTCGTTGCCGAGGAAGATGTTCTCGGCGATGGACAGGTACGGCACCAGGGCCAGCTCCTGGTGGATGATGACGATCCCGCGCGCCTCGCTGGCCTTGATGTCCTTGAAGGCGCACGGCTCGCCCTCGAAGAGGATCTCTCCGTCGTAGCTGCCGTGCGGGTGGACCCCGCTGAGGACCTTCATCAGGGTGGACTTGCCGGCGCCGTTCTCACCGCAGATCGCGTGGATCTCGCCGGGGGCGACGGTGACGCTGACGTCGGACAGCGCCCTGACCCCGGGGAAGGTCTTGGTGATGGAGCGCATCTCGAGGACCGGAGCGGTCACTTCAGGTCTCCGGCCTGGTAGTAGCCCTCCTCGACGAGCAGGTCCGTGTTGGTCTTGTCGATGCTGACCGGGTCGAGCAGGAACGACGGCACGACCTTGGTGCCGTTGTCGTACGTCTTGGTGTCGTTGACCTCGGGCTTGCCGCCGGTGAGCACCGCGTCGGTCATCTGCACGGCCTGCTTGGCGAGCTTGCGGGTGTCCTTGTAGACGGTCTGGGTCTGCTCGCCGGCGATGATGGACTTGACGGAGGCCAGCTCGGCGTCCTGCCCCGTGACCACCGGCAGGTCCTTGCCGCCGCTGCCGTAGCCGGCGCCCTTCAGCGCGGAGAGGATGCCGATGGAGATGCCGTCGTACGGGGAGAGGACCGCGTCGACGTCCTCGCTGCCGTAGTTGCCGCTCAGCAGGTCGTCCATGCGCTTCTGCGCCGTGCCGCCGTCCCAGCGCAGCGTGGTGACCTGGTTCAGCTTCGTCTGGCCGGACCGCACGGTGAGCTGTCCCGAGTCCAGGTACGGCTGGAGCACGCTCATGGCGCCGTTGAAGAAGTACTGCGTGTTGTTGTCGTCGGGGGAGCCGGCGAACAGCTCGACGTTGAACTTCGCGTCCTTGTCGTCCTCGAGCTCGAGGGCGTCCACGATGTACTGGCCCTGCAGCCTGCCGACCCGCTCGTTGTCGAAGGAGGCGTAGTAGTCGACGTTCTCGGTCTCCAGGATCAGCCGGTCGTAGGCGATCACGGGTATGCCCGCCTCTTCGGCGTCGGAGAGCACCTCGGTGAGCGAGGTGTTGTCGATCGCCGCCACGACGAGCGCGTCCACGCCCTTGGTGATCATGTTGTCGATCTGCGAGACCTGGTTCTCGACCTTGTCCTCGCCGTACTGCAGGTCGGTCTCGTAGCCGGCGGCCTCGAACTCCTTGACCATGTTCTCGCCGTCGGCTATCCAGCGCTCCGACGACTTGGTCGGCATGGCGATGCCGATCGTGCCGCCTTCGCCGGAGTCCTTCTTCTCCTCGCTGCCGCCCTCGCTGTCCTGGCCGCAGGCGGCGAGGGCGAGAGCGAGTACGGACACGGTGGCGGCGGTGCGCAGGCGTGCGGCTCGGGGGGTGCGCATGGTGGTCAGATCCCTTCGGGTACGGAGGCGGGGGCGGAGTTGGGGGAGGTGGCAGGGTCGGGCGGGCGGGAGGTGTCAGACTCGGGCGGGCGGGAGGTGTCAGGCTCGGGCGCGGGGGAGGTGGCAGGCTCGGGGGCGGGGAACCGGCGCAGGTCGCCGGGCAGCCGGGAGCCGAGCGGGGACATGGCGTCGCCGGCTCCGAGGCGGTCGAGGAGGTCCAGGACCAGCCGTCCGCGGCGCACCCGTTCGCGCGCGGTGGCGATCACCGTCTCGCGCATGTGGGCGCCGTACGGGTAGATCCCGGGGGCCTTGGAGAGGCCGAACTTCAGGTACAGCGGGGCGCCGCGGCGGATCAGCTCGGCGGCGTCGTACATCCGCACGAAGCCGCCGAGGTCGTCGGGCGCCTCCACGTACAGGTCCATCGGCGCGGCGCTGGCCCGGCGGATCTCGGTGAGCTGCTGGAGCGACAGGTCCGAGGGGATGTTGAGCGAGTCGGCGCCGAGCCGTTCCCAGACCGCGTACGCGGCGGGGTTCACCGGGCCGACGAGCGCGGAGACCTTGAACGTGGTGTGCGCGGGCAACTCGCCCAGCTCGCGCAGCCCGTGCAGCAGCCACAGCACGCCCTCGTCGGCGACGAGCAGGCACGTCACGCCCAGGCTCGCGGCCCGGAGCGCGTCCTCCACGCAGCCGGCGAGCTGGTCGTGCCCGCGGGCCCGCAGTCCGGCGCCGCCGGAGGCGCTGCGGGTGGCGGCGCCGGTGTCCCAGGTGCCGCGCGGGCCGGTGAACAGGCACAGCTCGACGTCCCGTGCGGCGCAGGCCGCGACCATGTCGGTGATCTCGGTGTCGGTGAGCATCCACACGCCGCTGCCCTGGCTGATCCGGTGGACCGGCACGCCGAGGCGGGTGCTCTCCTTCAGGACGGCGGCCAGCGCTTCCGGGCCTTCGACGGACGGGATCTCGGTACGCCACCGGCCTCCGTCGGGGAAGGCGTGCGGCGAGGTGTCGGCCGGGTCGGCCGGCCGGGCGCGGAAGCCGAGGCGGCCGAGGGCCGGTTCACCGGGGGCATGAGGCACGGTACTCCTTTGTTCGGCATTTCGGACGTCGTTCGGTTGTGATCACAAAGGAACAGCGGCCGTCGCCTGGACGGCCGCTCTCCGGGCTACGGCCGCAGCAGCACCTTGCCGACGGCGGGGTCGGTGCCGCCGACGAGGCCGACGGCCTTCTCGTACGCGTCGAGGGGCAGTTCGTGGGTGATCAGCGCGGCCGGGTCCAGCAGCCCGGCGCCGAGCGCGCGCACCGCGTACGACCACGCCGCCGGCGGGGCGCCGAAGACGCCGAGGACGGCGACCTGGCGCATCGACAGCTCCAGCGGGTCGATGCCCGCCGCGCCGCCCGGCGGGATGCCCGTGACCACGGCCCGCCCGCCGCGGCGCGCCAGCGCCACCGCGGCCACCGCCGACCGCGCCGCACCCGCCGTCTCCACCACCATGTCGTACGCCCCCGCCAGGCCGGCGGTGTCGCCGGGCGCCACCGTCCGGGCGCCGCACACCCGCGCCTGCGCGGCCCGTTCCTCCCGCGGCTCGACCACCAGCAGCTCCGCGGGGGAGTACGCGGCGAGCAACTGCACCGCCAGCAGCCCCAGCGTGCCGCCGCCGACGACGGCCACCCGCTCGCCCGGCAGCGGCCCCCCGCGCAGCACCGCCGCCGCGGCGACCGCCGCCGGCTCCAGCAGCGCGGCGGCGCGCAGGTCGGCGGCGTCGTCCAGGACGTGCAGCAGCGTCGCCGGCACCGTCACGGTCTCCGCGAACGCCCCGGGCCGGGTGAACCCCGTCTCGTCGTACGGCCCCTCGCACAGGTTCGGCTCGCCGGCCCGGCAGCGCGCGCACACCTGGCAGCGGCGGAAGCCCTCGGCGACGACCTTCCGCCCGCCCAGCTCCTCGCCGACGCCCGGCCCGACGGCCTCGACGGTCCCCGACCACTCGTGGCCGGGCGTCAGGGGGTACGTGACGTAGCCGGCCGGCCGGGTGCCGTCGTACACCTCGCGGTCGCTGCCGCACACCCCCGCCGCGTACACCCGCACCCGCACCTCGCCGGGCCGGAGCAGCCCGGTCGCCACGCTCTCGACCCGCACCCGGCCCGGGCGCTCCAGCACGACCGCGCGGTGGGCCTCAGCCATCGGGGTTCCTCTTCTCCCAGCCCTCGGCCCACAGGTCGAAGTGCGCCCGCTGCTGCGGGAACTCCGCCGCCGCGTCGGTGTCCAGCTCCACCCCCAGGCCCGGGGCCGACGAGCGGGCGAAGTAGCCGTCGACCACCTCGGGCGCGCCCTTGACGACCTCCTTGATCTCCGCGTCGGCGAAGTCGTTGAAGTGCTCCAGGATCTTGAAGTTGGGCGTGCAGAAGCCGACCTGCAAGGAGGCCGCGGTCAGCACCGGGCCGCCGACGTTGTGCGGCGCGACCAGCACGTAGTGGGTCTCGGCGGTGGCGGCGAGCTTGCGGGTCTCCAGGATGCCGCCGACGTGTCCCACGTCCGGCTGGACGATGTCGGCGGCCTGGCTCTCGAACAGCTCGCGGAACTCGATCCGGTCGTGGATCCGCTCCCCGGTCGCCACCGGCAGGTCCACCTTCCGCGCCACCTTCGCCAGCGCCTTCAGGTTCTCCGGCGGCACCGGCTCCTCCAGCCACGCCGGCCGGAACGGGGCCATCTCCCGGGCCAGCCGCACCGCGGTGGCCGGTGAGAAGCGGCCGTGCATCTCCAGCATCACCTCCACCTCGTCGCCGACGGCGTCGCGCACGGCCTCGATGAGGGAGACGGCGTAGCGGGACTCGGCGTGGTCCAGCTCGAAACGGCCCGCGCCGAACGGGTCGATCTTCAGCGCCCGGTAGCCGCGCTCGACCACCCTGCGGGCCGCCTCGTGGTACGCCTCCGGGGTGCGCTCGGTGGTGTACCAGCCGTTGGCGTACGCCTTGACCCGGTCGGTCACCGCGCCGCCGAGCAACTGCCACACGGGCACACCCAGCGCCTTGCCCTTGAT
Proteins encoded:
- a CDS encoding alpha-glucuronidase family glycosyl hydrolase, with protein sequence MPMSRRVFVGAVTAGVTLGTDAAGTARALGGQDTPSGPAGQRDDGYDGSALWLRYVPVGDPHLLRRYRRRVTAVVVENADRNRSYRHTPNLSMAPGSTERLMTSTLEAAREELVRGLGGLLDRPVRVVHGPGHDLPDGAVVVGTRESSPAVRRFVPAEELARVGRDGFVLRSVTQGRRAFTVIAGHTDVGALYGTFAFLRRIQTHRPVEGLAVAESPRVAHRHLNYWDTERLYAGNDAPGTGGLNGENGAIFNFAATGASAGLNLPVVLDRYLVAARAMASVGITGITINNVNADNAYLTDEYIAQEAALADALRPYGIRLALSIRYAAPLDSRFAPDTLTEEQMAPTDPDFRAWWTRRARRIQQSVPDFAGFTVKANSEGQPGPQDFGYDHGDGANGMAAAVAPLGLKIYWRTFVYNPEVDSDRLKRAYLEFGHIDDEPQPDGSRGRFLDNVFLQTKNGPLDFQAREPVHPMFGRMENTNQAIELQITQEYTGQNRMLCFLAPMWEEILKTDTRATDARGRLLDKRLVGHVVDGTAQHHSDTAVVGVANLGNADNLTGHHFSQANLYAFGRQSWDWTLDAGDIAADWVRMTWSNDHHVVGVVVAMMMGSWEALVNYQTPLGIAHQFTADVHYGPGPSESHLPREDWNPTYYHKADSIGLGYDRSPTGSDFTAQYFPGLQAAYGDLGTVPENLMMWFHHVPWDHPMSSGRIFWDELVHRYYAGVRYVGGMRRAWDSLESRIDARRFAEVRAKLALHEADAADWRDTCVSYWQQFSGRHI
- a CDS encoding glycoside hydrolase family 30 beta sandwich domain-containing protein, with amino-acid sequence MTRARKEHVSSGPPRLPSRRTVLALGTLPVLAATTAAVAPPGAAAAPAATAVVDPSARRQTIRGFGGMNHTAWIGDLTAAQRDTAFGTGDGRLGFSLLRIPVPENQADWGRDVATARRASELGASVIASPWNPPAHMVETFVRGDQTDARRLRYDMYGAYARHLDDFTTHLRNNGVNLYGISVQNEPDYAHDWTWWTPGEMVRFLRENAGSIGTRVIAPESFQYRKNMSDPILNDAAALANTDIIGAHLYGTSFADFPYPLFRQKGAGKELWMTEVYYPNSSDSADLWPQALDVGEHIHRALVDGGFQAYVWWYIRRGYGPMREDGGISKRGAAMAHFARFVRPGHVRIEATANPAPNVHVSAYLGGSTVVIVAVNKGAAAVSQQFSVANSTASSVSSWLTDAGRNVSPQSPAGASNGTFTVTLPARSMTTFSTTA
- a CDS encoding aldose epimerase family protein; protein product: MNPTRPPTPAAPSRRTVLAASAGGLAAAGLAAPAAADSADRTRRPVREPFGRLADGTRVDRWTLANGGTRLRVLSYGGIVQSLELPDRRGRYANVSLGFDNLDDYVALSPYFGALIGRYGNRIAEGRFTLDGTAHQLPLNDGDHSLHGGDKGFDKRVWDVEPFTSAAGVGLTLRYVSGDGEMGYPGALATRVDYTLTAAGDWRIDYAATTSAPTVVNLTSHVYFNLAGEGSGDVYDHELRIAAARYTPVDAGLIPTGELAPVARTPFDFRRAKTIGADLRDDHEQLLYGKGIDHNLVLDKGLTRTPERVATVREPSSGRTMSIATTEPGLQFYSGNFLDGSFAGTSGRVYRQGDGFCLETQHFPDSPNQPSFPSTVLRPGDTYRSTTVHSFAAD
- the mmsB gene encoding multiple monosaccharide ABC transporter permease, producing MSPLTTEKRDTPAAAPAPGGSRGALAGALLEAMRNNMRQYGMLVALGLIVVVFQVWSDGTLLLPRNVSNIVQQNSYILILAMGMMIVIIAGHIDLSVGSLCAFASAMSAVMMVNHDFPWPLALVCSLLIGAVAGAWQGFWIAYIGIPSFIVTLAGMLVFRGLTQIVLEGQSLSPFPKGFQNMAQGFLPETGPDTNYHNLTLLLGVGVGLFLLWQEWRDRRRQLSYELDVLPYPLWLGKCAFIVAAVVVATLMLASYRGIPVVLLIMAGLLISLGYVMRNMVVGRHVYALGGNKAAAKLSGVKDKRVTFLVFVNMGVLAALAGCVYAARLNAGVPKAGEMFELEAIAAAFIGGASMSGGIGTVFGAVIGGLVLGVLNNGMSLVGLGTDYQQVIKGLVLLAAVGFDIWNKRRAGA
- the mmsA gene encoding multiple monosaccharide ABC transporter ATP-binding protein, coding for MRSITKTFPGVRALSDVSVTVAPGEIHAICGENGAGKSTLMKVLSGVHPHGSYDGEILFEGEPCAFKDIKASEARGIVIIHQELALVPYLSIAENIFLGNEQATRGVISWNETLRHAAALLRRVGLGAEKPQTRIADIGVGKQQLVEIAKALSKKVKLLILDEPTAALNDEDSRKLLDLIREFRDQGIACILISHKLNEIRQVADAVTILRDGRTIETLAVRGGGADGAGPTGAGEALSEDRIIRGMVGRDLDHRFPERSPYRGADTGTVALSVEGWTVRHPIDHERKVVDDVSIEVRRGEIVGIAGLMGAGRTELAMSVFGRSYGRYESGTVRVDGREVDTRTVPDAVRHGIAYVTEDRKTYGLNLIENVMRNITLSALPKLVRRGAVDEHEERRVAEGFRTSMNIKTPTVFEPVNRLSGGNQQKVVLSRWIHADPEVLLLDEPTRGIDVGAKYEIYTVIDQLAARGKAVVFISSELPELLGMCDRIYTMAAGRLTGEVPRAEATQEVLMRHMTTHVRDEG
- the chvE gene encoding multiple monosaccharide ABC transporter substrate-binding protein yields the protein MRTPRAARLRTAATVSVLALALAACGQDSEGGSEEKKDSGEGGTIGIAMPTKSSERWIADGENMVKEFEAAGYETDLQYGEDKVENQVSQIDNMITKGVDALVVAAIDNTSLTEVLSDAEEAGIPVIAYDRLILETENVDYYASFDNERVGRLQGQYIVDALELEDDKDAKFNVELFAGSPDDNNTQYFFNGAMSVLQPYLDSGQLTVRSGQTKLNQVTTLRWDGGTAQKRMDDLLSGNYGSEDVDAVLSPYDGISIGILSALKGAGYGSGGKDLPVVTGQDAELASVKSIIAGEQTQTVYKDTRKLAKQAVQMTDAVLTGGKPEVNDTKTYDNGTKVVPSFLLDPVSIDKTNTDLLVEEGYYQAGDLK